The Coprobacillus cateniformis DNA window ATAAAAGGAGATATAAATGGAGATGGCGTTTTTGATATTGTAGAATTAACAATATTAAATAAGCATCTAATCGAAACTCAAAGAATTATTGATTCTAAATGGTTAATTGCTGCTGATTTAAATAAAGATGGAAAAATAGATATTGTGGATTTATCAATTTTAAATAAGAAAATTAACAAATAAGTTATCTTAACTTAATAAAGGAAAAATATGTACAAAAATATATTAATAAGTATTATTGTGGGGTTAATATTTTATTCAATAAATGTAAAAGCATTAAGTAATATAGATTCAACATTAAATTCAAGTGTAAATGACAAAAATGTAATAGTTACTTTGAATGTAAAAAAAGCAAATGAAGGTATTGACGCTTTAACAGGGAAAATAGAATATGATGCATCTAAATTAGAATTTGTAGAAGTAAAAAGTGCAAATAATAAATTAAAAGAACCCTTATATAATGAAAATAACGGTAAATTCACAATATTAATAAAATCTGATTCTGTAATAACACCATCTGATATAGTGACATTTAAATTTAAAATCAAAAATAATATTAAAGGAAGTACAGAGATTAAAATAAAACAAATAACTGCAGCCACATCAAGTGATAAAAAAATAAACTTAAATGATAACTCATCTATAATTAATATTAGTAATACTATCGTAGGTAATAATGATAGCAAAAATAATAAAACTGATGGAAAAATAGATAATGATGGCGAAAATGACAATACTAGTAATAAAATAGATAAACCTAATAATGAAGATAAAGTTAAAACTGATAAAGAAAATTCAGATAATAAGCAAACTAATGATAAAATAGATAATAAAAAAGAACCCTCTGAATTATTGGAAGATTCAAAAAAAGAATATAACAAATGTATATATGTTATAGTTGCAATTTCTATTATATTAATAATTATTATATGTAAAGTAAAAAAACATAATAATAATTAAATGTTAAGTAATCTATAAATTAGATTAATTCGGGTCTCTAAATTTTGGCGGGGTTTGTCAAAATAAGACTCTATAATTTAGCGGGGAGTATTAACTCCCCACTTTATTTATAGTTGAAAAAAGGTGTCTAAAATCTAGCGGGGTCTTAGATACCTTTTATTGTGCGAAAACAATTCTTTTTTTGGTTATTTATTTTTTTTATACTTTCCTCTTTTTTTGCCTTCTACTTTATGTGAGTTTTTTTCATTTGTCATTAATGGTAGTGAATTTTTATTGATGCAAAACATGATCCTGTTTCTTAATCTTTCAAAATTTTTATATTTTAATGATGTTTTCATAAGTACTTTTATTCTTCCGTTGATAGATTCAATAGGACCATTTGATATTCTTCTTTCATCTATGTAGATAAATGAGTTTAATATTTCTGTTTTCCAATTTTCAAGAAAACTTATGACATCTTTGAATTCGTTGATACGCATTTGTTTAAGTTCATTATATAATTCATCATATCTTATAGAAGCAGTATCAAATGTATAATCCTCATTGAAGTCTAAATAATTTTCTTTCCAAAGATAAGCTTTTTTTAGTAAAGGATCTATATCAAGTATCAATGACAATATTTGAGGTTTGTTGATCATATATCCAATTTTCTTATTAAATTTAGGTAAGTTATCTTCAATATCACCTTTTCTCATCATAAGAAGATAATATTCAACACTATCTTTATCATACTTATACATGATATGTATTCTTAAATTTTTAAGAGCATCATTGATGTTTTTAACGACATGAAAAGAATCAACCATGACAACGATATTTTTAAAATGATGATAAGCAAAATCTCTATAAGTTGTATTCATATCAATACTGACATATTGAACATTTTCAAAGTCCTTTTTATCAATATATTGCATATATGAATAAAGGTCATATTTCTTTCTGCTTGGATAAATGTCAATGATTTGAGCGGATTCCCAATCGATGAAAATACAAGCAAATTTATTTTTGAAAGTACCCAAATAAAATTCATCAATAGATAAAACTCTAGGAAGATGAGCAGGTTTCATATCAACATATTGATCGAAGATATTGATAACAGTGGAAGGAGATATATGATTTTTTTCAGCAATCGAAGAGAAAGTATAATTAAGCCTTTTACAATCTTTGAGGACAACGAGAATGGTAGCATTAGAAATTCTTTGTTTACGAGAAGAAAAAGGGTTAGATTCAACAAATGTTTTACCACAATCAATACATTTAAATCTTCTGCATCTGTAATAAATGACAGATTTATTCATATTAAAGAGAGAATGAGATATTTTTCTAAGTTTATAATCTTTGACATGAGAATGAAGACTACCGCATATAGGACAGACTTCAATTTTTTGAGTAAGAGTAATAGAAATAATGATCAAATCATTTTCTCTAGTAATAGATAGATTTTGAACATCAGTAGGTTGTAAACCAAATAAGTTTATAGTATCATAATCCATGAGTTAAGCACTCTCCTTTCATAGTTAAGATTGTTTTCGCAAACAAATGATAACATATGAAAGGACTCTTTTTTTAGCGGGGAGGAAGTGACATGAATATACACCCCACAAATTTTAGAGTAAAAAAAAGACACTCCCCGCTAAATTGAGGAGTAAGGGGTATACCCCGTTAAAATTTAAATATCTATTAATTCTATTTTATAGGTTTTTAAATGTCTGAAATATTCATTTTTGATTAGGTTTATCAGCCTTAAAATTTCTTTTGGTATATTAGATTGAACCTTTTCTTCAATACTTTTATAATTATTTGTAGTCCTTTAACTTCTAACTTTATAAATGATAGTTACCTAAATTCTAAATTAGGAAGTAGTCAATTAGTTCAAGAAATGGATCTTTATCAAAATAATTTTTTAAAGCATTTGAAAAATAAAAACAAGGTTCTAAAAAATATAGGCTCTGTGTCAAGAGTGGAGGATAAAGGAATAACTATTGAAAAATAGGGATTCCTTTTTTCGTATCTTTGTAAGTAAAAGAGTAAGAATAACCAAGATGTAAAAATATGCGCTTTCTTAAATTGTAGAAATATCTGAAACCATATGCATTTCTTTTGATAAGTTTGATTTTATTGTTCATACCCTCAATAAAGCCATTATTGAAACTTGTCTTATATGAGCCTGTTCTTCTTTTATAAATAGTTGTATAGGAAAGTGAACACAAAAGAGGAATAAACCATTTCTTCCTGAAGTTCTTTGCAGTTATAAGATAATAACTGTTTTGAGTATCAAAGATATAATCAAGCCATCTGTTTAATTCATTTTTATAATCATCATGTTTCTCATGAATAAGTTTTAAGAGATTCTGATAGATTTCATAGTTGTCAAGCATTTCCATAATAATGAGAGAATCAAACATAGTATTATGATGACAGTTATCCTTGTTTCTTCTTTCGCTGAGAGTGTAAAGATAGTCAATATATGAAGCACAGGTAAAATATCTTTTGAGATGAAAATCATACCATGTTTTGTCATTATCCAGATCTTTTTTATATTTATAGAATAATCTCAAATTTCTTTTAATGGATTTAGCTAAAGGCTTGTCATGAAGGAAAGAACAAGCATCAAGTCTTGACTGTATGAAATTCTGACCAGCAAGTCTTATATAATGGAATCTGTCACATATGATCTGGGCATGAGGAAAAAGAGAATGCATAATACAGTAAAAAGAAGAAGAGAGATCCATAATAATGAATTTTACTTTTTTCTTTCATGGAAAGGAAATCTAAGGAAATAGTTTCTAAGGAAAGAAGCCTTTCTATCTTCAATAATATCAAGAGTTTTACCAGTGATAGGATCAACGATATTGAAAGCATAAGTTCCTTTATCGGAAGTTGCCTTGAATTCATCAATGGAGATAACAGAGGAGAGATGATAGAATCTGTCAGGGATATGAATATTTTCATTAAAGATACGATATATTGTATTTTTACCAAGACCATGCATTCTGGAGATGGAAGCCATAGAATAATTTTCCTTCATTTCAAAAAGAGCAGACTGAACATTAGGGACAGTTGCTTTTCTGTTGTCGAACTGGAAAGGAATATTTTCAGAGAAATAGGAAGAACAGTCTTTACAGATATAAAGGTGATAGGAAACGACAAGAACGACAGGGATAGAGCCAAAGGAGAAATGTTTAAGTTCGATAGATCTCAAACCTTTAGAGATATGATGGTTAAAGGAAGAACAGTGAGGACAGACAAGAGGAACGACAGGAGACTGAAGATGAATGAATAAGGTAATGACACCATTGGAATCAGGAATTTTTTTAATACAGGAAGAAGAATCCATAAAAGGTGCAGGGACAAAAAGATGAGAAAAAACATTAATTTGTAGAATTTCAAGAATAACATTGATATAATCAGTATTGGACATAATATATAACCTCCTAGAATTTTGGTAGCACATAAATTTTATAGCAAGGTTATAGTTATGTCTATTTTAATATAAAATAAAACTGAAAGATTTATTTAATTCCTCCAGTTAAATTATAGAGCCGTTAATCCTTTTCCACCTGTTCCTTTTAATTTAGTGGAGCAGGATGTGTTCTTTGAAAATTTGATACACATTCATCAGATACTTTCCTGTTAGATTCAGCACTTTAACAAGTACGCTTGTCGGTTTATACTTGGTTATAAAATTAGGTAGCACCTAATTTGCGATTACATCTAACAGTATTAAAGATACTCCTGCATAGCCACAGACTCAAGCAATGGGTGCAGCCCGGAGAGATCCTCGGGGAGGTGAAATTCCTGTGATATTGATTTAGCAAGTCAATAGTTTGATGAAATCCCGTACTGAGGGTATTAAGACAAATATCAGTTAAAACTAAAAAAATAAAAGAAATAAATATTATGAAAGTCAAGGTATTTATATGTACTTTGGCTTTTTTACATATTAAGGAGGAAATTTTAATGAAAAGAAAAAATTATAAAGTAAAAGTTAAATTGATATTTGAAACAACTATGGATCATTCACAAACAAGTATGCAAAAGGCACAAGAAGATGTTAATCGTGTTTTAACAGATTATTTAAAAGATAAGAAGTTAAATATATTAAATCTATTTAATGATAGACCACCACACATTATATATAAAGTTGAAAAGAAAGATGATTAAATCTGATATAAAAAAAGGAGATATTTATTATGCGACACTAAATCCTGCTATTGGAAGTGAGCAAAAAGGAGAAAGACCAGTGGTGGTTCTTCAAAATGATTGTGGCAATAAATATAGTCCGACTGTTATAGTTGCTCCATTAACAAAGATAATAAAAAAAGAAAAATTACCAACACATATTTTAATTCATAACAATGATTTTTTAAGGTATAATTCTTTAATTTTATTAGAGCAGGTTAGAGTAATTGATAAAATAAGAATATTTGCCTATTTAGGTAAACTAACAGAGCCTCAAATACAAAAGATAGATAAGGCTTTAATAAATGTTTTTGAAATAGATATTAGAAGAATAGAAAGAGAGGGAAAAGATGTTAAAAAATTTTAATAAAAGAAAAAAATATATTGTAAGTATTAGTAGTAATAAAAAAATGGAATATGTAGAAGTAAGTGCAAAAAACAAAAAAGAGGCAAAAAATATGGTTATAGATGTTTTAATGAAATGTGACTTATTTCCTTTTGTATCAAAAGATAACTTTCAACTATTGTGTAAGAAGATATGAGTTTATAAACTCATATGTAGGAATAGAAAAATTCCATATTAAAGGAGAGGAAGATTAAAAATGAACAATAAAGAAATTGAAAAATTGGCAGAAAAGTTAGAAAGATGTAGAAAAATATCCTTAGATGAAGTTAATCAAGATGAAGTAGATGAAATAACTGATATAAAAATTGATAAAAGAAAACAAAGTGGAGAAAGAATACTTGATTTTTTAAATAAGGTAAAAAACCCTTATATTTTTAAAGTTAATGGAAAATTAGTAAGAATAAGATTTTCTGATACAAACAAAACCGCCAATGATTGCTTGACGAATGTACTTAAAAATCTATATAGATAGTCAAGTTTACAAAATTAAAATTTCTACCTTCGTAAAAAAATAAAATTTGAATTATGATTTGTTTGTAATTTGGAAGGAGGAGGTGGAAATGTCAGGTCGTGGCAATAAAAAACTAAGTCGAAAAAACGATGAAAATAGAAGATGGCATATTGGTGTATATGGGAGAAGATCATTTGATGATGGAGAAAATAGTGAATCTTATACAATTAAAAATCAAAAAGCGTTGATTGAATCGTTTCTGGAAAATAAGGCTAACATTGAGATTGAAGATTACTATAT harbors:
- a CDS encoding ISL3 family transposase, with the protein product MDYDTINLFGLQPTDVQNLSITRENDLIIISITLTQKIEVCPICGSLHSHVKDYKLRKISHSLFNMNKSVIYYRCRRFKCIDCGKTFVESNPFSSRKQRISNATILVVLKDCKRLNYTFSSIAEKNHISPSTVINIFDQYVDMKPAHLPRVLSIDEFYLGTFKNKFACIFIDWESAQIIDIYPSRKKYDLYSYMQYIDKKDFENVQYVSIDMNTTYRDFAYHHFKNIVVMVDSFHVVKNINDALKNLRIHIMYKYDKDSVEYYLLMMRKGDIEDNLPKFNKKIGYMINKPQILSLILDIDPLLKKAYLWKENYLDFNEDYTFDTASIRYDELYNELKQMRINEFKDVISFLENWKTEILNSFIYIDERRISNGPIESINGRIKVLMKTSLKYKNFERLRNRIMFCINKNSLPLMTNEKNSHKVEGKKRGKYKKNK
- a CDS encoding type II toxin-antitoxin system PemK/MazF family toxin: MIKSDIKKGDIYYATLNPAIGSEQKGERPVVVLQNDCGNKYSPTVIVAPLTKIIKKEKLPTHILIHNNDFLRYNSLILLEQVRVIDKIRIFAYLGKLTEPQIQKIDKALINVFEIDIRRIEREGKDVKKF
- a CDS encoding cohesin domain-containing protein; translation: MYKNILISIIVGLIFYSINVKALSNIDSTLNSSVNDKNVIVTLNVKKANEGIDALTGKIEYDASKLEFVEVKSANNKLKEPLYNENNGKFTILIKSDSVITPSDIVTFKFKIKNNIKGSTEIKIKQITAATSSDKKINLNDNSSIINISNTIVGNNDSKNNKTDGKIDNDGENDNTSNKIDKPNNEDKVKTDKENSDNKQTNDKIDNKKEPSELLEDSKKEYNKCIYVIVAISIILIIIICKVKKHNNN
- a CDS encoding ISL3 family transposase; its protein translation is MSNTDYINVILEILQINVFSHLFVPAPFMDSSSCIKKIPDSNGVITLFIHLQSPVVPLVCPHCSSFNHHISKGLRSIELKHFSFGSIPVVLVVSYHLYICKDCSSYFSENIPFQFDNRKATVPNVQSALFEMKENYSMASISRMHGLGKNTIYRIFNENIHIPDRFYHLSSVISIDEFKATSDKGTYAFNIVDPITGKTLDIIEDRKASFLRNYFLRFPFHERKK
- a CDS encoding transposase; translation: MDLSSSFYCIMHSLFPHAQIICDRFHYIRLAGQNFIQSRLDACSFLHDKPLAKSIKRNLRLFYKYKKDLDNDKTWYDFHLKRYFTCASYIDYLYTLSERRNKDNCHHNTMFDSLIIMEMLDNYEIYQNLLKLIHEKHDDYKNELNRWLDYIFDTQNSYYLITAKNFRKKWFIPLLCSLSYTTIYKRRTGSYKTSFNNGFIEGMNNKIKLIKRNAYGFRYFYNLRKRIFLHLGYSYSFTYKDTKKGIPIFQ
- a CDS encoding DUF6870 family protein, whose protein sequence is MNNKEIEKLAEKLERCRKISLDEVNQDEVDEITDIKIDKRKQSGERILDFLNKVKNPYIFKVNGKLVRIRFSDTNKTANDCLTNVLKNLYR